The following is a genomic window from Thermocrinis jamiesonii.
ACTACTTCATAAGAGGCAAACTTGTGGTGTGTGGCAAAAATTGTCTTGAGGACAACACCCACCAGTTTCTTTTTTACACAGAGGGATTAACCTTTAAGTATCCAAACTTAAAGAACCCACCGGGGGAGTTTTCTTACCTTGGCACCGATGCCCTGCATCTTTTAAGAACACTGTGGGAACTCAAAAAGGGCGGTTTTATCTCAATGAACAGCTTAGAGCTACTGTCAATAGCTCACTCCGTAAAGTTTGGTATAAGCGTAGATTATGCATCCTTATCAGGCATTAAAGGTGTAGGGCACCTTAGGGCTAATCTCTTAAAAAGAACCCTTCAGAGAGAAAACCTAAAAGCTCCTCCACTGTTTGGACAAGCTTCTGAGCTTTTGGAAATGGTTTTACCACTTGAAGGGCTTATGTTAGAAGTGCTGATGGAGGACAGAAAACTGGATAGAAAAAAAGCGGAAGATGAGCTCAAAAAACTTATGAAAGTCCTCAAGAACAACGAAAAAGGTAGATTGATAGACGATAAGATCCTTCTTATGTTTGGTTTTTTGAACTTTGGACCAAAGGTCCTGAGCATGAAAAAAGGAGATATCATAAACGAGCTAATCTCTATGGTATATTTTTAATACTATGTTAAGGACTGCCCTAAGTGCGCTTTTGCTTGGAATACTCTTCATACTGTCTTGCCAAAACAAAGAAGTTCAAACTTCCTCCGAAGTTAAAGACCTTATTCCTAAATCCCAGTATGCCATGCTTATAGTGGAAAGTGAGAGCTGTATATACTGTAAGCAGTTAGATAAGGACCTGAGGAACGACCCGAGGCTAAAAAACGCACTGAAAGGAATGGATGTTTTGAGGTTGTTGGCAGAAAGCAATGCAAGGGTAAGGTATAGATTGGATGGTAAAGAAGGCGAAACGACGGAAGAAGAGTTAGCCAGAGCACTAAACGTAAGGGCTTATCCTCACATAATCTTTTACGATTCAAAGGGGAACATAGTTCTGAGAATACCAGGATACGCACCACCAAAAACCCTTGCCTGCGCTATAGAATATGTGAAAAACGAACTATACAACAAAGAGAACATAAACCAGTATCTTAAAAGAGAAAACTGCGTTTGAGTTCAACTATTGGTTATAGCTTTTTTAGAAAGAGCTGTATGGTAATTTCTCATACAACGTAAGAAATGTTTTATAATAATCTTCCTATGGGTGAATTAGAAAGGTTTGAGAATCTTTTGGAGACAACGCTGGGTATAAACAAGACCCTGAAAAGAGGAGAAGTTGTAAGGGGGAGGATAGTAAAAATAGATGAAAGGACCGCATACATAGATATAGGTTATAAAGTGGAAGCCATAATGCCCAAAGAAGAACTTCCCGAAGGAGTAAAGGAAGGTGATGAGATAAAGGGAATTCTCGTGAAATTCTCAAACGGCATACCTATACTATCCTTCAAAAGGTATTTAAAGGAGAGGTTGTATGGATTTCTCAGATCTGCTTATGAAAAGGGCAAGCTTGTGGAAGGTAGGGTGGAAGAAGATCTGGGGAACGAATACATAGTGAATATAAGTGGGCTTAAAGCAATTCTGCCCAAGTCAGAAGCTAGGCAAGGCCTGAGAAAGAATTCAAGAGTAATAGCAAAGATTAAAGAATTTTCAGCATCAGGAGATAGTTTGAAGGTTGTTCTGAGTGAAAAAGACTTCATAGAACAGCGTAGAAAAAGGAGAAAAGAGCGGATACTTGCTAAATTAAAGGTTGGAGATGTGGTAGATGGAAAAGTTATAAAAATAGATCCAGAAAAAGGTGTAACCCTGTTGGTAAAGAACATACTGAGGGCCTTTTTACCTAAGGAAGAACTGTCTTGGGGTAGAGACAAAAACCCCTACAACTACACCGAAGTGGGAGAAAGGTTAAGGGTAAAGGTAAAGAGAATCCCAAAGGATGGGGAGTTTATCTTTGTAAGTCTTAGGGAATTGAAGGGTAATCCGTGGGAAAAGGCTAAGGAATCCATAAGCAAAGGGCAAATTCTCAGTGGGAAAGTAGTGGATATTACGGATAAAGGAGTAATAGTGGAGATCTTTGAAGGAGTAGAGGGATTCGTTCCAAAGGACGAGGTATCTTATGACAACACAATGCCAAGTAAATGGGACAGGGTAAATGTTAAAGTTTTGGAGTTTGAACCAAATCAGAGAAAACTTATTCTAAGTATAAAAAGGACCCTTCCTAAGCCTTGGGAAGAATACTTGAAGAAACATCCTGTGGGTAGCAGGGTAAAAGGCAAAGTTGAGAGGTTTGAGGGTATGTCTGCAATAATAGACTTGGGAGAAGTCAAGGGTATAATTCACAGGAGTGATCTTTCTTGGACAAGACCAAGTAGGATAGAGGAGGCGCTCAAGATAGGAGAAGAGAGAGAATTTGCGGTTTTGGGATTGGAGGGTAAATACGTAAAACTCGGAATAAAGCAGTTACAAGAAAATCCTTGGGATGTTTTTGTTAAAAAGTATAAGGTTGGAGATAAGGTTAAATTGAAGGTAAAATCTGTGCATTCCTTTGGAGCCTTTTTAGAATTTCCCGAAGGATTGGAAGGACTGCTTCCTGTATCTGAAATGGAAAATATAGAAAACATAAAGGTTGGGGATGAGGTTGAAGTGCGTATAATTGACATAATACCCAATTCAAAGATAACTTTAAGTGCAAAGGAAGAAAAGAAAACAGAAGAAATTATCACCGAAAGCTCTGAAAGCGGTTTTACTTTGGGAGAACTGCTAAGGAAAAAAATGAAGCTGTAAAGATGACCAAAAGGGATATAATACAGAAATGTTATAATCGTATGCCTAATTTCTCAAAATCTCTAATTGAGAAAGCCTTAAACCTTATGCTTAAAGAAATATGCCTAAGCTTGAGCAAGGGTGAAAATGTTAAAATATACGGCTTTGGCACATGGAAGAGGGTAAAAGTAAAAAGGAAGGGTAAAAAAGAATTTGGTGTTAAGTTCAAACTTAGCAGGAAACTGCTATTATACTTGAATACTCCGAATGTAAGTACTAAAATAAGAAAATAACGGGGTGTGGCGCAGGTGGAAGCGCGCTGGCATGGGGGGCCAGAGGTCACGGGTTCAAGTCCCGTCACCCCGATTCTTAAAGGATTATTATAGGAGTAAGTATGAATATAAATTTCAAACTGTTGGACGAGGATGTTGAAACACTCGTCCTAAGAGTTTTCCTAAAAAGTATAGACCTCCTGGGTGGTTTGCAAAATTTTGTTGAGCACAGAAGGATAAACTGGTTACCTTCACTTCTTCTGGCTTGCTATTCCGTTGTTCTTAAAGAAGAGTATATGAAAACAGAACAGGAGATAGCTCAGCGCTTGAAGATAACTCCTCAAACAGTAAAGAACATACTAAGAGCTGATCCGTCAGTGGAGATAGTTAAGACGGAAAAAGAGGGAAAGGATATAAGTGTTCATACCGCAGGGAGCATAGCAAAAATAGCTTACAGATTGGTAAAGTATGGTTTGGATGACGTTAGAATATCCTTAGAGTTTTCTAAGAGCACTGTGAAGGCTTTGGATATAACTTGGGCATACGTAATTCTAAAAAAGCTTAAATGGAATGACTTTCCCATAGCATCCCCTCAGGACATAAAAGAAAGGCTTAAAAAAATTTACATAAAGGGAAGGCTGGCGGAAGAAATATTAGAGGATCTTGATTATCCTATAAATACCCCTGTTGAGCTGATAAAACTCATAAAAGAAAACCTAAAAATGTATGGTCTTGAATGAAGTATGTTGGATATTTACTTTTGCTTATTCTGTTTATCTACTTTGTATTCATAAAGCCCTACATAATACTTTACAAAATTGAATTCAAACTTGAAGGAATTGAAATAAACCTAAGGCAAAGAAGTCTCAAATTAAGAGAATTTCTACTTTTCATTCCCAAATTCAGAGACAGTATTTACTTTCTTAGGATAAACGGATTTAGTATGTACGGAAGTAAATTAGAAGCTAAGGAATTATCCGTTATAACAGTATCCCTAAGAACTGCTGAAAAACCTTTTGATTATGATTTTACACATCTCACAAGAATTCTAAATAAGCTTAACATTAGCTTAGAGAGAGCTTACGTTTCTGTAAATTCACCAAAAAACTTTGAAAGTATAACTGTATTCATCAGCAATACTTATTTGAATAACAGAAGGCTTTTTTCTGAAAGGCCCACAATTGTTTATCACATAAGAAATAGTAAATCAGAAAAAATTGAAATATTTGTCAAGGAAGCCTATTTGGATGGACCGGTTTTTAACTTGGTGTCAGCACAAGTTGCAAGCGAAAGGTACTTTTTTAACTTAGAAGGAAAGTGGAAAGGTAAAAAAGGAAACTTTACCGCCACAGGTTTTATAAACAAGCTTTCTGGAAACATTTTTAGTATTGATCCCATAAAGGTTAAGGCAAGCGGTTATATAGATTACACGAGCATAAAAGCAAACTTAGAAGTTCAAACTGACAATCTGAAAATAAGAGAAAAGTCTTATAGAGACCTAAAAGGTAAGGGTAGTTATACCTACATCTGGCGCAAAAAGAACTACATTTCACTCAAGTTTGATGGTGCTGGTTTGGAAGGAATTCTAAAATACGACATAAGCAAAAATACTTTGGAGTCTGTGTTAGACAGGTTATCCGTTGATAAAAGCTTACTTTCTGTAAAAAGAAACATTGCAGGGGTGTTTTCTGGAAACATTTTTGTGGATATTCAAAACAAAAGTGTTAAATTGGATGGGAATATAAAAAATTTAGTATTAGATAAAATACACCTTGGAACTGCAATAATAAGGTCAAAAGCTACCTATGGTCAAAAAAATCAAGGAGACATTGAGTTCCTTTCCAAAATGTTTGATATAAGGGGAAGGTTTTATGAAAGGGATTTTGCGGGGAAACTGCGTGTAAAGGGTTTTCCGTATGCGGACGACAGGTTGAGTGCAAAGGTTTTTTATGAAGGAAGTCTATACTACCTAAGGGGTATTCTGCAAAGTGTAGGGAGAGGTTCCGCTATAGACGTATCTGTAAGTGGCATAAATATAGGAAATTTAACGTTTGACTTAAACCTTATTAATCCTAAATATCAGATTGTAGCAAAGGGTCATAACTTCCAATTACATGGAACAGGAAGCATTTTAGAGAAGTCTTTTGATGGTAATATAAATCTAAGTAGATTTAGCTTAAAAGAAAGAGAGTTAGAGATTTCTGATTTAATCGGTCGTGTGTTTGTTCAAGCATATGGAGAAAAAATTAATTTAAATGGCAAAGTGGAGGGAAAACTAAGAAGGGAAGATTTGGAAGTGCAAGGTGTATCGGAGTTCTATCTTAGCAAGTCGGAAGGCAAACTTGGTGGGGAATTTGTTAGTAACCTAAGGAACATAAAATATGGAGATTTTGAATTTAAAAGTGGTTTGCTTACGGGAATAATAAAGAACGAAGAAGTAAGTTTTAGCTACAAGATAGAAGAAAAGCTAAAAGGTTCAGGGAAAATCTCTTTTAAAGATTTTAGCTTTAGCACTCAAGGACAATGGCAAGATAAAGTAGGAGAAACCCTATTAAATCTGGCATACAAAATACAAAAGTCTGGTGACTTTATTGTGGGAAGCGCTAAAGGAGAGGCTAAGATCAAGGACTTTCTAATTCCGGTAGATACCAACCTACAGATTAGGAAAGATAAAATAAAGGTAACTTTCAAGGAATTTAGAACTCGTAAGGGAATTCTAACTATGGACTTTGGAAGAATAAACTTAGAGGACGGAAAGATAAACTTTGAAGGTGCAAGTATTAGGTTTAACTCTGAAGAGATAATAAAGATACCTCCTTCAGAAGGTTATTTTAACCTTAAGGCAAGGAATCTTGAGTCCGAGATTAACATAAGGGGCTATGCTTACGGACAAGCCAAACTTCTTTATAGTCCTACTTCTGGTTTTAACTTGGTCTCCGAAGGCAGCATTGATTTGGGAAAGGTGTCTAAGCTAATTCGGAGCAAAATTAAAAGCACTCTGGTAGGAAATATTTATTACTACCTAAATACAGACGGAAAGAAGTGGAACCTGGTCCTTTTGTCAAAGGAACCGATTAAGCTTAGATCCAGATACTTGGGCTTGCCATTGGTAGGAAACGCTTACTTTTTTGGGGATGGAAAGGTATTCAAGGGGTCTGCAAACTTTGTGGGAAATGGATCCTACTTTAGAATGGAGGCAGAGGGAACGGAGAAGAGGTTGACCGCAGAGTTTCGTTTAGAAAAAATTCCTGTAATGTATAAGGACGCAAGCCTTAGGGGGAATGTGTTTCTAAACGGTAAAGGTAGTTTAGAAACAGATTACAGCAATCTTAAGCTAACTTCAGAACTTAGCTTGGGTGGCATGGTAGATGTGCAAAGTTTTCCAAAGGAGAAACAGCACAAGAAGGATGGATTTAGTGAGAGGATAAGCCTTGACCTAAAAATTTCTTCTTATGAGCCACTCAGAGTGTATTTGCCTGAAGGATACATCTACTGTTTCTTGGATGGGTATGTGAAAGGAACGCTGGGTGATCCCGACTACAAAATTAAATTCTCTTTCTCCGGTGGGGAGTTGAGGTATTTCAACAGAAAATTCCATGTAAAGTCGGGTAGTTATGAGTTTGACAAAAAAAGAAAAGAGATGGACCTTGTAATAGCATCTTCATTACCTGAGTTTGTGGTGTTGATAGACCTAAAAGGTGATCCAGATTATCCTAAGGTTACTCTGCGGTCTGAACCACCAAAGGAACCAAGACAAATACTAACCAGCCTGATCTCGGGCGGTGGAAGTGCGGAAGGTTTGATTTCTTTTGGAGACGTGCTAACTTCCCAAATGCCCCAAATGGCTGGTCTTACAAAAGGTTTAGAAAAAACCTTAGGCACGGAGATAAGCATTTCTGTTTCTCCCAAACTCGATAGCTCTGGGGAAATAGGTGTTTCAACAAAAATCTCGAAGGATGTAACGGACAGATTGTCTGTGGAATATCAGTATAGCAGTTTAAAAAACCCAAAAGAAAGCTATGTGGGTGGTGGTGCAAAAATCTCAAGCGGTGTTTCAATAGGTGGGCGTATCAATTCTGATAGATCTAAGGAGGTTAAGTTAAGGATTAGGGGTAAATTCGGCTTTTGAATTCATGAGTCTCAGATAAACCATTAGATAATCAAAAAATGACAAAACTAATAAAAAGTATGCTACGTAAAGTGTGATTTTTATGTTAAACAACACTACAAAAGGGATTACGACGCATATGTAAGCGGTGGTTAGCTTACCTAAGGGTCTAGACTTTGGTATAGTCTTTTTGATTAAAGATATGTGAATGCTACCAAGTAATATGAGCACATCCCTTAAGAACAACACAAATAAAAGATTTGGAGGAATAATGTAAAATTTGTAAGTAAATACATATAAGGCTGTAAGTATAAGTATTTTGTCTGCAAGAGGATCAAGAATCATACCTAAATTGGTTTCTTGCTTGAACTTTCTTGCAATGTAGCCATCTATAGCGTCTGTTGTTGATAAAACAACAAATAAAACAAGAGCTTTGTAAAAATCAAGAAACAGCATCAACGGGCTTAGCAAAAGTCTGGTTAAGGAAAGTAGATTAGGTAGATTCATAAGTGTTATAATAACTGAATATAGCCCATTTAGGAGGATGCTATGGCTGTGGTGGTTAGGATTCCTACACCTCTTAGAAGGTTGACAAACGGACAAGGTGAAGTTCAAGTAGAGGCACGTACAATTAGAGAAGCTATAGAAAAGTTAGAAGAACTGTATCCTGGCTTTAAAGAGCGTTTGCTTGATGAAAACGGTGAGCTTAGAAAATTTGTAAATCTATATCTCAACGATGAAGACATAAGGTTTTTAAAAGGTATAGATTCTGAGCTGAAGGATGGAGACATAATCTCTGTGGTGCCAGCCATTGCTGGAGGCTTTTAACCTCCCGAAATTGCATTAACTACTCTTATCTCATCCTGCGCTGAAACTACTTGATTCTCGTCTGCTATTTCTCCATTCACTATCACAAAGGCATAATCCCTTGATAGATTTAGCTTCTTAAGTATATCCCTAACTGTGACTTCTTCTTTATCAAAATTAAGGTCTATTAATTTTCCTCTGTAGTGCAAAGATAGCCTCATTGTTTCCTGCTCACACCTTACTCTGATAATGTAATGCAGCGGAAGAGGAAATGCAAGAGGAAGGCTGAACAATCTAGAAAACTCCAGCTATCTGAAAACCACAATTTTCACATTTACCCTCTTTCAGATAGGTTTTTACCTTTTCTCCCAAATAACCACTCCTTTCTATAACAATGGATCTACAGGAAGGGCAGTAGGTGGAGGTTAAGGAAGGATCTGGGTAGTTTCCCACATATACGTAGTT
Proteins encoded in this region:
- a CDS encoding MoaD/ThiS family protein, yielding MAVVVRIPTPLRRLTNGQGEVQVEARTIREAIEKLEELYPGFKERLLDENGELRKFVNLYLNDEDIRFLKGIDSELKDGDIISVVPAIAGGF
- a CDS encoding thioredoxin family protein translates to MLRTALSALLLGILFILSCQNKEVQTSSEVKDLIPKSQYAMLIVESESCIYCKQLDKDLRNDPRLKNALKGMDVLRLLAESNARVRYRLDGKEGETTEEELARALNVRAYPHIIFYDSKGNIVLRIPGYAPPKTLACAIEYVKNELYNKENINQYLKRENCV
- a CDS encoding CDP-alcohol phosphatidyltransferase family protein gives rise to the protein MNLPNLLSLTRLLLSPLMLFLDFYKALVLFVVLSTTDAIDGYIARKFKQETNLGMILDPLADKILILTALYVFTYKFYIIPPNLLFVLFLRDVLILLGSIHISLIKKTIPKSRPLGKLTTAYICVVIPFVVLFNIKITLYVAYFLLVLSFFDYLMVYLRLMNSKAEFTPNP
- a CDS encoding S1 RNA-binding domain-containing protein; this encodes MGELERFENLLETTLGINKTLKRGEVVRGRIVKIDERTAYIDIGYKVEAIMPKEELPEGVKEGDEIKGILVKFSNGIPILSFKRYLKERLYGFLRSAYEKGKLVEGRVEEDLGNEYIVNISGLKAILPKSEARQGLRKNSRVIAKIKEFSASGDSLKVVLSEKDFIEQRRKRRKERILAKLKVGDVVDGKVIKIDPEKGVTLLVKNILRAFLPKEELSWGRDKNPYNYTEVGERLRVKVKRIPKDGEFIFVSLRELKGNPWEKAKESISKGQILSGKVVDITDKGVIVEIFEGVEGFVPKDEVSYDNTMPSKWDRVNVKVLEFEPNQRKLILSIKRTLPKPWEEYLKKHPVGSRVKGKVERFEGMSAIIDLGEVKGIIHRSDLSWTRPSRIEEALKIGEEREFAVLGLEGKYVKLGIKQLQENPWDVFVKKYKVGDKVKLKVKSVHSFGAFLEFPEGLEGLLPVSEMENIENIKVGDEVEVRIIDIIPNSKITLSAKEEKKTEEIITESSESGFTLGELLRKKMKL
- a CDS encoding bacterio-opsin activator; protein product: MNINFKLLDEDVETLVLRVFLKSIDLLGGLQNFVEHRRINWLPSLLLACYSVVLKEEYMKTEQEIAQRLKITPQTVKNILRADPSVEIVKTEKEGKDISVHTAGSIAKIAYRLVKYGLDDVRISLEFSKSTVKALDITWAYVILKKLKWNDFPIASPQDIKERLKKIYIKGRLAEEILEDLDYPINTPVELIKLIKENLKMYGLE
- a CDS encoding HU family DNA-binding protein; translation: MTKRDIIQKCYNRMPNFSKSLIEKALNLMLKEICLSLSKGENVKIYGFGTWKRVKVKRKGKKEFGVKFKLSRKLLLYLNTPNVSTKIRK
- a CDS encoding MoaD/ThiS family protein; the encoded protein is MRLSLHYRGKLIDLNFDKEEVTVRDILKKLNLSRDYAFVIVNGEIADENQVVSAQDEIRVVNAISGG
- a CDS encoding translocation/assembly module TamB domain-containing protein; protein product: MKYVGYLLLLILFIYFVFIKPYIILYKIEFKLEGIEINLRQRSLKLREFLLFIPKFRDSIYFLRINGFSMYGSKLEAKELSVITVSLRTAEKPFDYDFTHLTRILNKLNISLERAYVSVNSPKNFESITVFISNTYLNNRRLFSERPTIVYHIRNSKSEKIEIFVKEAYLDGPVFNLVSAQVASERYFFNLEGKWKGKKGNFTATGFINKLSGNIFSIDPIKVKASGYIDYTSIKANLEVQTDNLKIREKSYRDLKGKGSYTYIWRKKNYISLKFDGAGLEGILKYDISKNTLESVLDRLSVDKSLLSVKRNIAGVFSGNIFVDIQNKSVKLDGNIKNLVLDKIHLGTAIIRSKATYGQKNQGDIEFLSKMFDIRGRFYERDFAGKLRVKGFPYADDRLSAKVFYEGSLYYLRGILQSVGRGSAIDVSVSGINIGNLTFDLNLINPKYQIVAKGHNFQLHGTGSILEKSFDGNINLSRFSLKERELEISDLIGRVFVQAYGEKINLNGKVEGKLRREDLEVQGVSEFYLSKSEGKLGGEFVSNLRNIKYGDFEFKSGLLTGIIKNEEVSFSYKIEEKLKGSGKISFKDFSFSTQGQWQDKVGETLLNLAYKIQKSGDFIVGSAKGEAKIKDFLIPVDTNLQIRKDKIKVTFKEFRTRKGILTMDFGRINLEDGKINFEGASIRFNSEEIIKIPPSEGYFNLKARNLESEINIRGYAYGQAKLLYSPTSGFNLVSEGSIDLGKVSKLIRSKIKSTLVGNIYYYLNTDGKKWNLVLLSKEPIKLRSRYLGLPLVGNAYFFGDGKVFKGSANFVGNGSYFRMEAEGTEKRLTAEFRLEKIPVMYKDASLRGNVFLNGKGSLETDYSNLKLTSELSLGGMVDVQSFPKEKQHKKDGFSERISLDLKISSYEPLRVYLPEGYIYCFLDGYVKGTLGDPDYKIKFSFSGGELRYFNRKFHVKSGSYEFDKKRKEMDLVIASSLPEFVVLIDLKGDPDYPKVTLRSEPPKEPRQILTSLISGGGSAEGLISFGDVLTSQMPQMAGLTKGLEKTLGTEISISVSPKLDSSGEIGVSTKISKDVTDRLSVEYQYSSLKNPKESYVGGGAKISSGVSIGGRINSDRSKEVKLRIRGKFGF